Genomic DNA from Aminobacterium mobile DSM 12262:
TTTTACGAATATGAGTGGTATTTTAGGTGGACGCCGTCTGATGCCGGACAACGCTACGTCGGCTTTGGAAAAAGGGGAATGGTTGCCCTTTTCTGCCTCTGGTCCGGAAGAAAATATTTGGTCAATAGAGTATCCTGTGACGATAGAGGGAGTGGGAGAGTTCCCCTTATGGATTCTTACGCCGTTCAGTGCCGCAAAATATATAGCTGATGAAGCTTTAGCCGTTATGTCGCCTGCCGAATCTCAGCAGGCAAAATCTAATGTAGCTCCGCCAAAGGCTGTACCATCAGGGAGGACAACACTACCTCGCGGAGATGTGCCTGCTCAAGAAAATGCACCTCGATCGCGAGCTGCTTCGCAGGTTTCCCAAGTGGAAGTTCGTCCTGCTGAATTTATGCCCCTTGTTTCAAAGGTGGAAAGTGGACAGGTATCTAGCAATATTGATCTTATTGCAGATATTCCAGTGCGGGTAACAGTGGAGTTGGGGCGTACTCGAAAAAGCATTTCAGAAATATTGAACATGACTCCGGGATCCGTGATAGAATTGGATAAAATGGCTGGGGAGCCAGTGGATATCCTTGTCAATAGCAAGCTCCTTGCCAGAGGGGAAGTTGTTGTTATTGATGAAAATTTCGGTGTTCGTATCACAGAGATAGTGAACACGTCTGGTAGATCCCGAACGCTATAAATAACTTAAGAGTTCAATAAGTGAGGGGTGCAGGTATGGCGAAGAGTGTGTTAATTGTCGATGACGCTGCCTTTATGAGGATGATGCTTAAAGATATCCTCACAAAAAATGATTTTGAAGTTGTCGGAGAAGCAGAAAACGGTAAAGTGGCAGTGGCGGCCTATCAAAAACTACATCCAGATATTGTGACTATGGATATTACTATGCCGGAAATGAATGGCATTGATGCAGTGAAAGCAATTAGGGCTTTGGATCCTGCCTCTAAAGTTATTATGGTCAGTGCTATGGGGCAACAAGCTATGGTTATAGAAGCGATACAGGCTGGGGCAGTGGATTTTATTGTCAAGCCCTTCCAACCTGATAGGGTTGTGGAGGCCTTGAATAAGGCTCTGGGTTAAAATGAATTTAAAGAAGTTTTTTTGAGAGAGTTGCGGTGTGAAAATTATGAAAAAAATTATCCCAGGCGGTCGCTTTATAGCGTTACTGGCTGGGTTTTTCTTTTTATTTACGGGGGGAACTGCTTATGGGGCGGCATCTTTTCCCAGTATGACTACGTATCTCATCAGAGTTGTTATCGCTTTGTCTATTTTAGGAGGAGCATCTTGGATTCTTGTCCATTATGTTCGTCCAGGAAAGGCCTTTAAACAAGACTCCAGGCTACAGGTGCTCTCTACTCTACGATTAGGGCGAGAAGTTCTCTATATCGTAAAGTGCGGACCAGATGTTTTGGCTCTACTTGTCGGGAGTAATTCGAAAGTGGTGGGGAAATGGGGATATGAAGAGTGGCTACAAGGAGAAGGACATAGTGAAAAGAAAGATTGTTAGCTTCCTCGTTTTTA
This window encodes:
- the fliY gene encoding flagellar motor switch phosphatase FliY, translating into MIDELLSQEEINALLQGHTLKTQEESGGTLPDVSPEQSKVLDGVNDVFSTAVTNVFGMLAGRSVTVPQKKQEVLPQKDFVLKPGEGAFCFRVTCQGLNDTPLVVVLAEHGALVLADLMMGGEGKELPNDASELYLNAAQEGLSQMVGASFTNMSGILGGRRLMPDNATSALEKGEWLPFSASGPEENIWSIEYPVTIEGVGEFPLWILTPFSAAKYIADEALAVMSPAESQQAKSNVAPPKAVPSGRTTLPRGDVPAQENAPRSRAASQVSQVEVRPAEFMPLVSKVESGQVSSNIDLIADIPVRVTVELGRTRKSISEILNMTPGSVIELDKMAGEPVDILVNSKLLARGEVVVIDENFGVRITEIVNTSGRSRTL
- a CDS encoding response regulator, producing MAKSVLIVDDAAFMRMMLKDILTKNDFEVVGEAENGKVAVAAYQKLHPDIVTMDITMPEMNGIDAVKAIRALDPASKVIMVSAMGQQAMVIEAIQAGAVDFIVKPFQPDRVVEALNKALG